A section of the Lusitaniella coriacea LEGE 07157 genome encodes:
- a CDS encoding FHA domain-containing protein: MNPNPPQIQLSWDDPVTGDRREPIARVPIALGREFQKMPTEIEGRRVTRLVLNSLEVSRFHGLIDWKNGSFFVVDQGSQNGLKVNSQNRQEMALAHGDILTIGPYAIAISLFVGTAPTQPPNPSQIPFNPTTNSPDPQPQPSRSSNFPPPAFEQPEVNPQDLHATGLQVKESEYATIGGGLGSFIWADCLRIFGVPADEITALGVDSSPYSRYKQLCLNSQIPLHERLRSNSDSCPDNLWGFPSYAWREAWQDLRRGQLKNALSYLWQVFAEPTFTQTYTPRASNVFDSIDREQKRIGWDKIFCYGSVRAIRKTTDGRYAIAYSQTTTQGRDRAFLIARFVSLATGYPAIKFLPDLQAYREKTKDFQSVVNAYEPHDFIYEQLEQKGGTILLRGRGIVASRIIQRLDEARSHNPKIRIIHLMRSPKSEGQKFRRARRTVKNHFEFQPFNWPKACWSGDLRVELERANPQQRQQLITDWGGTTTADRQDWYEEIERGLKEGWYRIEFGRVERVERETDGIITYIQNSNYKGELRLEADFIIDATGLDADVSASPLLNDLVTHYNLPLNPLGRLRVSNEFESVEMRTSRGRIYAIGAITLGGPYAAVDSFLGLQYAALRSVYHLAKTRAPRVKKLNFATSLGQWFKWVADRAPS, translated from the coding sequence ATGAATCCAAATCCTCCTCAAATTCAACTGAGTTGGGACGATCCGGTTACCGGAGATCGCCGCGAACCGATCGCGCGCGTTCCCATCGCTTTGGGACGAGAATTCCAGAAAATGCCCACAGAAATTGAGGGTCGGCGAGTGACCCGATTGGTCTTAAATAGCTTGGAAGTGTCTCGCTTTCACGGGCTGATTGACTGGAAAAATGGGAGTTTTTTCGTTGTTGACCAAGGCAGTCAGAATGGGTTGAAAGTCAACAGTCAAAATCGTCAGGAGATGGCACTCGCCCACGGCGATATTTTAACCATTGGCCCTTACGCGATCGCGATTTCCCTCTTCGTGGGAACTGCACCCACGCAACCGCCCAATCCTTCGCAAATTCCTTTCAACCCCACCACCAACTCCCCCGATCCTCAACCGCAACCATCGCGAAGCAGCAACTTTCCTCCCCCCGCTTTCGAGCAACCCGAAGTGAATCCCCAAGACCTCCACGCAACGGGTTTACAGGTGAAAGAGAGCGAATACGCCACAATTGGAGGCGGATTGGGCAGTTTCATTTGGGCGGACTGCTTGCGAATTTTTGGGGTTCCCGCAGACGAAATTACTGCATTAGGGGTCGATTCTTCCCCCTATAGTCGCTATAAACAACTGTGCCTGAATTCCCAAATTCCCCTGCACGAACGGTTGCGCTCCAATTCCGACTCTTGTCCGGATAATCTTTGGGGGTTTCCCAGCTACGCTTGGCGAGAAGCTTGGCAGGATTTGCGCCGGGGACAATTGAAGAACGCTTTGAGCTATTTGTGGCAGGTGTTTGCCGAACCCACTTTTACTCAAACCTATACGCCGCGTGCGAGCAATGTGTTCGATTCGATCGATCGCGAACAGAAGCGAATCGGTTGGGATAAAATTTTTTGCTACGGTAGCGTCAGAGCCATTCGCAAAACCACAGATGGTCGGTACGCGATCGCGTATTCTCAAACCACAACCCAAGGGCGCGATCGCGCATTCCTCATCGCCCGCTTCGTCAGCCTTGCCACCGGATACCCGGCAATTAAATTCCTCCCCGATCTCCAGGCATATCGCGAGAAAACCAAAGACTTCCAGTCCGTCGTCAACGCCTACGAACCCCACGACTTCATCTACGAGCAACTCGAACAAAAAGGCGGTACTATCCTCCTTAGAGGGCGAGGAATCGTGGCCTCTCGCATTATTCAGCGCCTTGACGAAGCGCGATCTCACAACCCCAAAATTCGGATTATTCACCTCATGCGTTCCCCAAAATCCGAAGGACAAAAATTTCGCCGCGCTCGACGAACCGTTAAAAATCACTTTGAATTTCAACCCTTCAACTGGCCCAAAGCTTGTTGGAGTGGCGATTTACGAGTTGAACTCGAACGTGCAAATCCCCAACAGCGCCAACAGCTTATTACCGATTGGGGAGGAACCACCACCGCAGACCGCCAAGACTGGTACGAAGAAATCGAGCGAGGACTCAAAGAAGGCTGGTACAGAATAGAATTCGGTCGCGTCGAACGGGTCGAACGGGAAACCGATGGCATTATTACCTACATTCAAAATTCTAACTACAAAGGAGAGTTGCGCCTCGAAGCCGATTTCATCATCGATGCAACGGGATTAGACGCGGATGTGAGCGCCAGTCCGCTTTTGAACGATCTGGTAACCCATTACAACTTACCCCTCAATCCATTAGGACGTTTAAGGGTGAGTAACGAGTTTGAATCCGTTGAAATGCGAACATCGCGAGGTCGAATATATGCAATTGGGGCAATTACTCTGGGTGGGCCCTACGCAGCCGTTGACAGCTTTCTCGGCTTGCAATACGCTGCTTTACGCTCGGTTTATCATTTAGCCAAAACTCGCGCTCCTAGGGTTAAAAAACTCAATTTCGCAACCTCTTTAGGACAATGGTTTAAATGGGTTGCCGATCGCGCACCTTCGTAG
- a CDS encoding HAD family hydrolase, with amino-acid sequence MLRIFTDFDGPIMDVSERYYRVYQFCLEQIKRPDQPISVLSKEEFWKLKRSRVPERQIGILSGLDEAQAPEFSQLRRDTVHTLPYLVHDKPVPGAIATLEKLHRANVDLAIMTMRRTRELEIPFKDHNLQRFFKTDRCYCLPNDYIKTGDVKDKPLLMERALKELSPATENWAIGDTEADIVAAKTNNVHAIGVLSGIRDRAQLEQYNPDFIVANLTDAIALIEEQSSLPLVG; translated from the coding sequence ATGCTGAGAATTTTTACCGATTTTGACGGCCCTATCATGGACGTTTCCGAACGCTATTACCGCGTTTATCAATTCTGCCTCGAACAGATTAAACGTCCCGATCAACCCATCAGCGTGCTATCAAAGGAAGAATTCTGGAAGTTGAAACGATCGCGCGTTCCCGAACGACAAATCGGTATTCTTTCCGGCTTAGACGAAGCCCAAGCGCCCGAATTCTCGCAATTACGACGAGATACCGTACACACCCTACCCTACCTCGTTCATGACAAACCCGTTCCCGGCGCGATCGCGACCCTAGAAAAACTCCATCGCGCCAACGTCGATCTCGCCATCATGACCATGCGTCGAACCCGCGAACTAGAAATTCCCTTCAAAGACCACAACCTACAGCGCTTCTTCAAAACCGATCGCTGCTATTGTTTGCCCAACGATTACATTAAAACCGGAGATGTTAAGGATAAACCCCTTTTGATGGAACGCGCCCTTAAAGAACTTTCCCCCGCCACCGAAAATTGGGCAATTGGAGACACTGAAGCCGATATTGTTGCCGCCAAAACTAACAATGTCCATGCCATTGGCGTACTATCGGGAATCCGCGATCGCGCCCAATTAGAACAATACAATCCCGACTTCATCGTTGCCAATCTTACCGACGCGATCGCGCTCATCGAAGAACAATCCTCCCTTCCCCTCGTTGGCTAA